A genome region from Microbacterium sp. CGR2 includes the following:
- a CDS encoding sirohydrochlorin chelatase, producing MPRPTLLAVSHGTSDADGARAIAELVHAVAERLSDVDVRAAFVDVQEPDAVDALAAVVGPVVIVPLLLSSGFHVHHDLHGMADPRADAVVAAPLGPDRRLAAVLAERLPPASDQPVILAVAGSRDPRSLTDAEAMATVLREHLGRRIELAYLAARQPDLPTALAEHPDAVVSTYLLARGYFFDLAERVSADRPLALPLLDGGPVPGALVDLVVARYEEAVDRLSD from the coding sequence ATGCCTCGGCCCACCCTCCTCGCCGTCTCCCACGGCACGTCCGACGCGGACGGCGCCCGAGCGATCGCCGAACTCGTTCACGCCGTCGCCGAGCGGCTATCCGACGTCGACGTGCGAGCCGCGTTCGTCGACGTGCAGGAACCGGATGCCGTCGACGCTCTCGCCGCCGTCGTCGGCCCGGTCGTGATCGTGCCGCTCCTGCTGTCGAGCGGGTTCCACGTGCACCACGACCTGCACGGAATGGCCGACCCGAGAGCGGATGCCGTCGTCGCCGCGCCCCTGGGACCCGACCGGAGGCTCGCCGCCGTGCTCGCGGAGCGACTGCCCCCGGCGTCCGACCAGCCGGTGATCCTGGCCGTCGCCGGGTCCCGCGACCCTCGATCGTTGACGGATGCCGAAGCCATGGCCACCGTGCTCCGCGAGCACCTCGGCCGGCGGATCGAACTCGCCTATCTCGCCGCGCGCCAGCCCGATCTGCCGACCGCTCTGGCGGAGCATCCGGATGCCGTCGTCTCGACCTATCTCCTGGCTCGCGGCTACTTCTTCGACCTCGCCGAGCGGGTATCGGCCGACCGGCCGCTCGCCCTGCCACTCCTCGACGGCGGGCCGGTCCCTGGAGCCCTCGTCGACCTCGTGGTCGCGCGCTACGAAGAGGCCGTGGATCGCCTCAGCGACTGA
- a CDS encoding phosphoadenylyl-sulfate reductase, translated as MSIPISSTVRATRASRRSVDELRALAERGAVELRSRKPGEATPAEVIAWVAENFDVSQTTVACSMADAALPHLVAQGLPGVDVLFLDTGYHFAETTFTRNEVARTLDVRIVDMKPAQTVQEQDAALGPDLFARDPGRCCALRKVEPLQRSLRDYELWFTGVRREEAPTRADTPLIAWDERNGLVKVNPVAAWSFDDLIDYATVHEVPVNPLIANGYPSIGCAPCTKPVAEGEDPRSGRWAGLAKTECGLHL; from the coding sequence ATGAGCATCCCGATCTCATCGACCGTCCGCGCGACCCGTGCGTCTCGCCGCTCCGTGGACGAGCTGCGCGCGCTCGCGGAACGGGGAGCGGTCGAGTTGCGCAGCCGGAAGCCCGGCGAGGCGACCCCCGCCGAGGTCATCGCGTGGGTCGCCGAGAACTTCGACGTGTCGCAGACGACGGTGGCCTGCTCGATGGCGGATGCTGCACTGCCGCACCTGGTCGCGCAGGGCCTTCCCGGGGTCGACGTCCTCTTCCTCGACACCGGCTACCATTTCGCCGAGACGACCTTCACCCGCAACGAGGTCGCCCGCACCCTGGACGTCCGCATCGTCGATATGAAGCCCGCGCAGACGGTGCAGGAGCAGGATGCGGCACTCGGCCCCGACCTCTTCGCGCGCGACCCCGGCCGGTGCTGCGCGCTCCGCAAGGTCGAACCGCTGCAGCGGTCGCTCCGCGACTACGAACTGTGGTTCACCGGCGTCCGGCGTGAAGAAGCCCCCACCCGCGCCGACACCCCCCTCATCGCCTGGGATGAGCGAAACGGCCTTGTGAAGGTCAACCCGGTCGCCGCCTGGAGCTTCGACGACCTCATCGACTACGCGACCGTGCATGAGGTTCCGGTGAACCCGCTGATCGCGAACGGCTACCCGTCGATCGGCTGCGCCCCGTGCACGAAGCCGGTCGCCGAAGGAGAAGACCCCCGGTCCGGCCGCTGGGCCGGCCTGGCCAAGACAGAATGCGGGTTGCACCTATGA
- a CDS encoding ABC transporter substrate-binding protein — MKTLRTTTLTALGLSAMMLAGCASASATGNAGGESDTLDEVRVGYFANVTHAPALVGLSEGLFDEALGGVDLTTEVFNAGPAAIEALSAGAIDATYIGPNPSINTFIQSGGASAKIIAGATSGGAALVVREGIDEPEDLEGANIATPQLGNTQDVALRSWLAEEGFETSTAGAGDVTITPTENAQTLTLFQQGKLDGAWLPEPWVSRLVVEADAHVLVDEADLWADGAFPTTVLLVRAEFAAQHPEIVEDLLAGHVAAVSWLDEHADQAPAVINDVLEEATGKPLAHDVLARALENVSFTVDPHAETFETLVADGLAAGTQKEGSIDGLFDLRALNALLEEDGQEPVSAAELGEQ, encoded by the coding sequence GTGAAGACACTCCGCACCACGACACTCACTGCCCTGGGACTGAGCGCGATGATGCTCGCCGGCTGCGCCTCCGCCTCGGCGACCGGCAACGCGGGGGGAGAATCCGACACCCTGGACGAGGTGCGTGTGGGGTACTTCGCGAACGTCACCCACGCGCCGGCACTGGTCGGTCTCTCCGAAGGGCTGTTCGATGAGGCACTGGGCGGTGTGGATCTGACGACGGAGGTGTTCAACGCCGGCCCTGCCGCCATCGAAGCACTGTCGGCAGGCGCGATCGACGCCACCTATATCGGCCCCAACCCGTCGATCAACACGTTCATCCAGTCCGGAGGCGCGTCGGCGAAGATCATCGCCGGCGCCACCTCGGGCGGCGCGGCTCTCGTGGTGCGCGAGGGCATCGACGAGCCCGAAGATCTCGAGGGGGCGAACATCGCGACTCCGCAGCTCGGCAACACGCAGGATGTCGCGCTCCGCAGCTGGCTGGCCGAGGAGGGCTTCGAAACCTCGACCGCGGGGGCGGGAGACGTGACGATCACACCGACCGAGAACGCACAGACGCTCACGCTCTTCCAGCAGGGCAAGCTCGACGGCGCGTGGCTGCCCGAGCCGTGGGTCTCGCGGCTCGTCGTCGAGGCGGACGCTCACGTCCTCGTCGACGAAGCAGACCTCTGGGCCGACGGCGCATTCCCGACCACCGTGCTGCTCGTGCGGGCGGAGTTCGCCGCGCAGCATCCGGAGATCGTCGAAGACCTGCTCGCCGGGCACGTCGCCGCGGTGTCCTGGCTCGATGAACATGCCGACCAGGCCCCCGCCGTCATCAACGACGTGCTGGAGGAGGCGACCGGCAAGCCGCTCGCCCACGACGTGCTCGCCCGCGCCCTGGAGAACGTGTCCTTCACCGTGGATCCGCACGCGGAGACGTTCGAGACTCTCGTCGCCGACGGCCTGGCGGCCGGCACTCAGAAGGAAGGCTCGATCGACGGACTCTTCGACCTGCGGGCACTCAACGCGCTGCTCGAAGAAGACGGCCAGGAACCCGTCTCCGCCGCAGAACTCGGAGAGCAATGA
- a CDS encoding nitrite/sulfite reductase translates to MTIQQPTPIRGARTRTNRAPTKPHGQWAVDGHEPLNANEEFKLADDGLNVRERIETVYAQGGFASIDPTDLHGRFRWWGLYTQRKPGIDGGRTAQLEPHELEDEYFMLRVRIDGGQLTTQQLRVIGEISTEFGRDSADLTDRQNVQLHWVRVEDVPEIWRRLEDVGLSTTEACGDVPRVVLGSPVAGIADDELIDPTPQIREITDRFLGDPTLANLPRKYKTAITGHPSQDVVHEINDCGFVAVEHPELGVGYDLWVGGALAAVPRLGERLGAFVAPDRVAEVWHGVTQIFRDYGYRRLRNKARLKFLLADWGPERFREVLETEYLDRPLPDGPAAPKPKGQGDHVGIHRQKDGLFYVGAAPLVGRVSGTILTRLADLAEVHGSHRIRTTPHQKLLVLDVPEAEVEALVDGLDALGLSARPSLFRRGTIACTGIEYCKLAIVETKVNAADAIRQLEERLGALEPEIGRPVTIHVNGCPNSCARIQVADIGLKGQLITNAAGEQVPGYQVHLGGGLASQDREEAGLGRTVRGLKVTADGIADYAERVIRRYLADREHTETFAQWAHRADEEALQ, encoded by the coding sequence ATGACCATTCAGCAGCCGACGCCGATCCGCGGTGCCCGCACGCGCACCAATCGCGCGCCGACCAAACCGCACGGCCAGTGGGCGGTCGACGGCCACGAGCCGCTCAACGCGAACGAGGAGTTCAAGCTCGCCGACGACGGGCTCAACGTTCGCGAGCGCATCGAAACGGTGTACGCACAGGGCGGCTTCGCCTCGATCGACCCGACCGACCTGCACGGGCGGTTCCGCTGGTGGGGTCTCTACACCCAGCGCAAGCCGGGCATCGACGGCGGACGCACCGCCCAGCTCGAACCGCATGAGCTCGAGGACGAGTACTTCATGCTGCGGGTCCGCATCGACGGCGGGCAGCTCACCACGCAGCAGCTCCGCGTGATCGGTGAGATCTCCACGGAGTTCGGGCGCGATTCCGCCGACCTCACCGACCGCCAGAACGTGCAGCTGCACTGGGTGCGCGTCGAAGACGTTCCGGAGATCTGGCGGCGCCTCGAAGATGTCGGCCTCAGCACCACCGAAGCCTGCGGAGACGTTCCGCGCGTGGTGCTCGGCTCTCCTGTCGCCGGCATCGCCGACGACGAGCTCATCGACCCGACGCCGCAGATCCGTGAGATCACCGACCGCTTCCTCGGCGACCCGACGCTCGCGAACCTGCCCCGCAAATACAAGACCGCGATCACCGGGCACCCCAGCCAGGATGTCGTTCACGAGATCAACGACTGCGGGTTCGTCGCCGTGGAGCATCCGGAACTCGGCGTCGGCTACGACCTGTGGGTGGGCGGCGCCCTCGCCGCGGTACCGCGACTGGGCGAACGTCTCGGGGCCTTCGTCGCTCCGGATCGCGTGGCCGAGGTCTGGCACGGCGTCACGCAGATCTTCCGCGATTACGGCTACCGTCGGCTGCGGAACAAGGCCAGGCTGAAGTTCCTGCTCGCCGACTGGGGGCCCGAGCGCTTCCGCGAGGTGCTCGAGACGGAATACCTCGACCGTCCGCTTCCCGATGGCCCCGCCGCACCGAAGCCGAAGGGGCAGGGCGATCACGTCGGCATCCACCGGCAGAAGGACGGCCTGTTCTACGTGGGCGCGGCACCCCTGGTCGGTCGCGTCTCGGGCACGATCCTGACCCGTCTCGCCGATCTCGCCGAGGTGCACGGGTCGCACCGCATCCGTACGACCCCGCATCAGAAGCTCCTCGTCCTGGACGTGCCCGAGGCGGAGGTCGAGGCTCTCGTCGACGGGCTCGACGCTCTCGGCCTCTCGGCCCGGCCGAGCCTGTTCCGTCGGGGCACCATCGCCTGCACGGGCATCGAGTACTGCAAGCTCGCGATCGTCGAGACCAAGGTCAACGCCGCAGACGCCATCCGCCAGCTCGAGGAGCGGCTCGGGGCGCTGGAGCCGGAGATCGGCCGCCCCGTCACCATCCATGTGAACGGATGCCCGAACTCGTGCGCGCGCATCCAGGTCGCTGACATCGGACTCAAGGGTCAGCTCATCACCAATGCGGCCGGCGAACAGGTGCCGGGATATCAGGTGCACCTCGGCGGAGGACTCGCCAGCCAGGACCGCGAGGAGGCCGGCCTCGGGCGCACGGTGCGTGGCCTCAAGGTCACGGCCGACGGCATCGCGGACTACGCCGAACGTGTCATCCGCCGCTATCTCGCCGACCGTGAGCACACCGAGACGTTCGCCCAGTGGGCGCACCGGGCCGACGAGGAGGCGCTGCAATGA
- a CDS encoding sulfate adenylyltransferase subunit 1 → MSDTITDTTLFRFATAGSVDDGKSTLVGRLLHDAKAILADQLAQVETTSRQRGFAHGDFDFALLTDGLRAEREQGITIDVAYRYFATDRRSFILADCPGHVQYTRNMVTGSATADAVIVLVDARKGIVEQTRRHLAVVSLLRVAHVIIAVNKIDLIDHDEDRFVEIELEAARVAEQLGLHGIHVLPVSALEGDNIVDRSVRTPWYDGPTLIELLEALPRQDEADAAASAFRLPVQLVLRPQGGLSPEIDRADAEDYRDFRGFAGRIAAGAVRVGDRVDVFPGGLETTVTGIHVAGEVADAAIAPQSVTLTLADDVDAARGAVIAASGTAPTGTREAVVELFHLDPRAVTGGTRVLVKHGTATVQALVTEVLSRRDLETLDLQEASLLTANEIGRVRLRFAADLPLEPYARDRSSGSLLLIHPADGATLAAATVIDDH, encoded by the coding sequence ATGAGTGACACGATCACCGACACGACGCTGTTCCGGTTCGCCACTGCCGGGTCGGTCGACGACGGGAAGTCGACCCTCGTCGGACGGCTCCTGCACGACGCGAAGGCGATCCTCGCCGACCAGCTCGCTCAGGTCGAGACGACGTCACGGCAGCGGGGCTTCGCGCACGGCGACTTCGACTTCGCCCTGCTGACCGACGGTCTGCGCGCCGAACGCGAACAGGGTATCACGATCGACGTCGCATACCGTTACTTCGCCACCGACCGACGCAGCTTCATCCTCGCCGACTGCCCGGGACACGTGCAGTACACCCGCAACATGGTCACCGGTTCTGCCACCGCTGACGCCGTGATCGTGCTGGTCGACGCCCGCAAGGGGATCGTGGAGCAGACTCGCCGCCACCTCGCCGTCGTGTCCCTCCTCCGCGTCGCGCACGTGATCATCGCGGTCAACAAGATCGACCTCATCGACCATGACGAAGACCGTTTCGTCGAGATCGAGCTCGAGGCGGCGCGCGTGGCCGAACAGCTGGGACTGCACGGCATCCACGTGCTCCCCGTCTCCGCGTTGGAAGGCGACAACATCGTCGACCGCTCTGTGCGCACGCCCTGGTACGACGGTCCGACGCTGATCGAGCTGCTCGAGGCGCTTCCGCGTCAGGATGAAGCGGATGCCGCCGCATCCGCTTTCCGCCTTCCGGTGCAACTCGTGCTTCGTCCGCAGGGCGGACTCTCCCCCGAGATCGACCGGGCCGACGCCGAGGACTACCGCGACTTCCGTGGCTTCGCCGGCCGGATCGCGGCCGGAGCGGTGCGCGTCGGCGACCGCGTCGACGTCTTCCCCGGCGGACTCGAGACGACCGTCACCGGCATCCATGTCGCCGGAGAGGTGGCGGATGCCGCCATCGCACCGCAATCCGTGACGCTGACCCTCGCCGACGACGTCGACGCGGCGCGAGGAGCAGTGATCGCTGCGAGCGGCACCGCGCCGACCGGGACCCGAGAGGCCGTGGTGGAGCTGTTCCACCTTGATCCGCGGGCCGTGACCGGCGGCACCAGAGTGCTCGTCAAGCACGGAACCGCGACCGTGCAGGCCCTCGTCACGGAAGTTCTGTCGCGACGCGACCTCGAGACCCTCGACCTGCAGGAGGCGAGCCTTCTCACCGCGAACGAGATCGGACGCGTGCGGTTGCGGTTCGCCGCCGATCTGCCGCTCGAGCCGTACGCGCGCGACAGGTCGAGCGGCTCGCTGCTGCTCATCCACCCCGCCGACGGGGCCACGCTCGCCGCAGCGACCGTCATCGACGACCACTGA
- a CDS encoding ABC transporter ATP-binding protein, translating into MSAATGQALPHQVSATGITALRPSFDGVTPPAITAPAVDPAVRLSKVTKRYGSGPLVLDDVSLDIAPGEFVCLLGASGCGKSTLLNLIAGLEPLTSGAIDTSAASPGAAVMFQESALMPWLTARKNVELALRLRGVPRGERREEAQRLLATVNLEEAGDKRPHELSGGMRQRVALARALAQDRPVLLMDEPFAALDAITRDLLHEELERVWRATGRTIVFVTHNVREAARLGQRVILLSSRPGRVVGEWRVAATTGRRIESPEVAALATEITAELRKEIRRNAS; encoded by the coding sequence ATGAGCGCGGCAACGGGGCAGGCACTGCCGCACCAGGTATCCGCGACGGGCATCACCGCCCTGCGTCCGAGCTTCGACGGCGTGACGCCGCCGGCGATCACCGCGCCCGCGGTCGACCCGGCCGTGCGGCTGTCGAAAGTCACGAAGCGCTACGGCTCGGGGCCGCTCGTCCTCGACGACGTGTCCCTCGACATCGCTCCGGGCGAGTTCGTATGCCTCCTCGGCGCCTCCGGGTGCGGCAAGTCCACGCTGCTGAACCTCATCGCGGGCCTCGAACCGCTGACTTCCGGGGCGATCGACACCAGTGCCGCGTCGCCAGGGGCGGCGGTCATGTTCCAGGAGTCGGCTCTCATGCCGTGGCTGACCGCGCGCAAGAACGTCGAGCTCGCCCTCCGGCTGCGCGGTGTCCCCCGCGGCGAGCGCCGTGAAGAGGCGCAGCGGCTGCTCGCGACGGTGAACCTCGAAGAGGCGGGCGACAAGCGGCCGCACGAGCTGTCCGGAGGCATGCGTCAGCGGGTCGCGCTCGCCAGGGCACTGGCTCAGGATCGACCGGTGCTCCTGATGGACGAGCCGTTCGCCGCACTCGACGCGATCACCCGCGATCTCCTGCACGAGGAACTCGAGCGGGTGTGGCGCGCCACCGGCCGCACCATCGTCTTCGTCACCCACAACGTGCGCGAGGCCGCTCGTCTCGGCCAGCGCGTCATCCTGCTCTCGAGTCGTCCCGGCCGCGTCGTCGGGGAATGGCGGGTCGCCGCCACCACCGGCCGACGCATCGAATCGCCCGAGGTCGCCGCCCTCGCCACCGAGATCACCGCAGAGCTGCGAAAGGAGATCCGCCGCAATGCCTCCTGA
- the cysD gene encoding sulfate adenylyltransferase subunit CysD, with translation MSTPITEGVSSRSARSTTGDAGLSALDLLEAEAIHIIREVVAEFERPVLLFSGGKDSVLVLHLATKAFAPGRVPFPVLHVDTGHNFPEVIAFRDETVARLGIRLEVASVQSYIDDGRLAERPDGTRNPLQTQPLLDAIATGKHDAVFGGARRDEDKARAKERIISLRDEFGQWDPRNQRPELWSLYNGRHLPGQHVRAFPISNWTELDVWRYIEREGIALPPLYYAQEREVFRRDGMWWAIGEHSRPRAGEQTERRVVRYRTVGDMSCTGAVESDAADTASVVAEIARSTLTERGATRADDRISEAAMEDRKKDGYF, from the coding sequence ATGAGCACACCGATCACGGAGGGCGTTTCGTCTCGCTCCGCTCGCTCAACGACCGGGGACGCAGGCCTGTCCGCGCTCGACCTGCTCGAGGCCGAGGCCATCCATATCATCCGTGAGGTCGTCGCTGAATTCGAGCGCCCCGTGCTGCTGTTCTCCGGCGGCAAGGACTCCGTCCTCGTCCTGCATCTCGCCACCAAGGCGTTCGCGCCAGGGCGCGTGCCCTTCCCTGTGCTGCACGTCGACACCGGCCACAACTTCCCCGAGGTGATCGCCTTCCGCGACGAGACCGTGGCCCGGCTCGGCATCCGGCTGGAGGTCGCGAGCGTGCAGTCGTACATCGACGACGGCCGACTCGCCGAGCGGCCCGACGGCACCCGCAACCCGCTGCAGACGCAGCCCCTGCTGGACGCGATCGCCACCGGGAAGCACGACGCGGTCTTCGGTGGTGCTCGCCGCGACGAGGACAAGGCCCGCGCCAAGGAGCGCATCATCTCCCTGCGCGACGAGTTCGGTCAGTGGGACCCGCGCAACCAGCGACCGGAGCTGTGGAGCCTCTACAACGGCCGCCACCTCCCGGGTCAGCATGTGCGCGCCTTCCCGATCTCGAACTGGACCGAACTCGACGTCTGGCGCTACATCGAGCGCGAAGGCATCGCGCTGCCGCCGCTCTACTACGCGCAGGAACGCGAGGTCTTCCGCCGCGACGGCATGTGGTGGGCGATCGGCGAACACTCGCGGCCGCGCGCCGGCGAGCAGACCGAACGCCGCGTGGTCCGCTACCGGACCGTCGGCGACATGAGCTGCACGGGCGCCGTGGAATCGGATGCCGCCGACACGGCATCCGTCGTCGCGGAGATCGCTCGATCGACCCTCACCGAGCGCGGTGCGACGAGAGCGGACGACCGCATCAGCGAAGCCGCCATGGAGGACCGCAAGAAAGACGGGTACTTCTGA